A stretch of Misgurnus anguillicaudatus unplaced genomic scaffold, ASM2758022v2 HiC_scaffold_33, whole genome shotgun sequence DNA encodes these proteins:
- the LOC141349233 gene encoding uncharacterized protein isoform X4 produces the protein MQVIFIRTIYSMCSLFLVNMLRKRRIKPEQDAKEHVLSGKDKAFIEKRYINAFKGRGVFALEHIKPSTFVVEYRGVLSQSKYVDDIQGNYLFDFTWNGAQYCKDASKEDGSLGRLVNDDHKNPNCKVKTVVVEGKPHLCLFSLRDICPDEEITYNYGDSSWPWRSVELCDEISVAVDESIEGTSSSGKEKELCDEISVAVDESIEGPSSSGKEKMPCNNKQMSVAKEEVSAFNENEMCHHEVHCAVISSLDSCVNCSGPVSSRKWLGLTCKLCSRTWHKTCFMKNEKLMDVTFSSSEESSSDEEYTPQADKSIDESSDEFFPDSRQNSDSCDSLIINTRNPPYCKTTQLVSESKKAKSVSQPTHCSSTEQDMVSDISSSAQDLICNDQDKTTSNTEMLQSFKKTPTESCDKQSNLKDTFSTHENYCYVCKKPQSKIARHFKKHEDSETEIAAAFLLPKHSKDRKRLLKKLRNRGNYEHNQEVMENKSGPLKVRRRPVRSEIELSTKTYVHCIYCKGLFVRKELWRHTRRCSSKICSESEATGKAKVLVLADIAESTFSQAISPEVWKILGNMKNDDISSVVRNDFLILQLSQSLYNKHGSDPTKFEYIRQKVREVGRLLLSMRKKFSILSFEDALKPNNFYKVIEAVKDVAGYEEKSHSYKTPSLALKLGHSLNKIADIILCRAIAGEDDALTKAAERFKRLCSSEWAEHVSHAALATLSKSKFNKPSTIPFTHDVQLLHQCLEKKSAEAFENLKNHESSQAYAELAKVTLAQVIIFNRRRAGEVSKMTLECFMKRDQTELHEDIALGLSPFEQKMSKHFSRVEIMGKKGRKVAVLLSPDLVGAIQLLVDKRDSCEVDGDNPFLFARPKCSATSFFMGQDCIRLFANQCGAQNPEYLRSTQLRKQVATMSQILNLKDNELDQLANFLGHEFGSIETFIGCQMQL, from the exons ATGCAAGTAATATTTATTAGGACCATATACTCCAtgtgttctttgtttctagtcaacatgttgagaaagaggagaaTTAAACCTGAACAGGATGCCAAAGAGCATGTGTTGTCAGGCAAAGACAAAGCCTTCATTGAGAAACGATACATCAACGCATTTAAAG GACGAGGTGTGTTTGCACTTGAACACATTAAACCATCCACATTTGTTGTGGAATATCGTGGAGTACTGTCTCAAAGTAAATATGTTGATGACATTCAAGGCAACTACTTGTTCGATTTCACATGGAATGGAGCACAATATTG caaAGATGCTTCAAAAGAGGATGGATCGCTAGGACGACTGGTGAACGATGATCACAAAAATCCAAACTGCAAAGTCAAGACGGTTGTTGTTGAGGGAAAGCCACACCTGTGTCTATTTAGTCTAAGAGACATTTGTCCAGATGAAGAAATTACTTACAATTATGGGGATTCCTCTTGGCCCTGGCGTTCAGTA GAATTGTGTGATGAGATATCGGTGGCCGTGGATGAATCCATTGAGGGTACTTCCTCATCAGGAAAAGAGAAA GAATTGTGTGATGAGATATCGGTGGCCGTGGATGAATCCATTGAAGGTCCTTCCTCATCAGGAAAAGAGAAA ATGCCCTGTAACAACAAACAAATGTCAGTGGCCAAGGAAGAAGTTTCAGCTTTTAATGAAAATGAAATG TGCCATCATGAAGTTCATTGTGCAGTAATATCCAGTTTGGATTCTTGTGTAAATTGCAGTGGACCCGTGTCTAGTCGAAAATGGCTTGGCTTAACATGCAAAT tgtgttcAAGAACATGGCACAAAACCTGCTTCATGAAGAATGAGAAATTG ATGGATGTTACATTTTCCAGTTCTGAAGAAAGCAGTTCTGATGAAGAGTATACTCCCCAAGCCGATAAAAGCATTGATGAATCCTCTGATGAATTCTTCCCAGATTCAAGACAAAACAGCGACAGCTGTGATAGTCTAATTATCAATACAAGGAATCCACCATATTGTAAGACCACTCAACTTGTTTCAGAGTCTAAGAAGGCAAAGAGTGTGTCTCAACCCACTCACTGTTCATCCACTGAGCAAGATATGGTCAGTGACATATCCAGCTCTGCTCAAGATCTCATATGTAATGATCAAGACAAAACCACAAGCAATACAGAGATGCTTCAGAGTTTTAAGAAAACACCAACAGAGTCTTGTGATAAACAGTCAAACCTCAAAGACACTTTTTCCACCCACGAAAATTACTGTTATGTGTGCAAGAAACCTCAGTCTAAAATTGCCCGTCACTTTAAAAAGCATGAAGACAGTGAAACGGAAATTGCGGCTGCATTTCTGCTTCCTAAACACTCCAAGGACAGAAAAAGGTTACTTAAGAAGCTCCGAAACAGAGGCAACTATGAACATAATCAAGAGGTTATGGAGAATAAGAGTGGACCACTGAAGGTTAGAAGACGACCAGTAAGATCCGAGATCGAATTGAGTACCAAAACATACGTGCACTGCATATACTGTAAAGGCCTGTTTGTACGCAAGGAGTTGTGGCGCCATACACGGAGATGTTCTTCAAAGATTTGTTCCGAATCTGAAGCAACTGGTAAGGCCAAAGTTCTAGTTTTGGCTGATATTGCAGAGTCAACATTCTCTCAAGCAATCTCTCCTGAAGTGTGGAAAATCTTGGGAAATATGAAGAATGATGACATTTCATCTGTTGTTCGAAATGATTTTCTCATACTGCAGTTGAGTCAGAGTCTTTACAACAAACACGGAAGTGATCCAACGAAATTTGAATACATCAGACAGAAGGTACGGGAAGTGGGCAGACTCTTGCTAAGCATGAGAAAAAAATTCTCCATACTTAGCTTTGAAGATGCTTTGAAGCCGAACAATTTTTACAAAGTCATTGAGGCCGTGAAAGATGTTGCTGGTTATGAAGAAAAGAGCCACTCATATAAGACACCAAGTCTTGCACTAAAGTTAGGACATTCACTTAACAAAATTGCTGACATCATTCTCTGCAGGGCCATCGCAGGAGAGGATGATGCTCTGACGAAAGCAGCAGAGCGATTCAAAAGACTCTGCTCAAGTGAATGGGCAGAACATGTCTCCCATGCTGCTCTTGCTACTTTAAGCAAATCAAAGTTCAACAAACCATCTACCATACCATTCACACATGATGTGCAGCTTCTCCACCAGTGCCTAGAGAAGAAATCAGCTGAGGCTTTTGAAAACCTGAAAAACCACGAGTCTTCACAGGCATACGCAGAACTCGCCAAAGTGACACTGGCACAAGTAATCATCTTTAACCGACGTCGTGCAGGAGAAGTTTCAAAAATGACACTTGAGTGTTTTATGAAAAGAGACCAAACTGAGCTCCATGAGGACATAGCTCTTGGTCTATCTCCGTTTGAGCAAAAAATGTCCAAGCATTTCAGCAGAGTAGAAATAatggggaaaaaagggagaaaagttGCTGTTCTGCTAAGCCCTGATCTTGTTGGAGCAATACAACTTCTTGTGGACAAGAGAGATTCATGTGAAGTAGATGGGGACAACCCCTTCCTATTTGCAAGACCAAAGTGTTCAGCCACCAGTTTCTTCATGGGACAAGACTGCATCAGGCTTTTTGCAAATCAGTGTGGTGCCCAGAACCCTGAATATCTCAGATCTACACAACTCCGTAAGCAGGTTGCAACAATGTCCCAGATTCTTAATCTAAAAGATAATGAGCTGGATCAGCTTGCCAATTTTTTGGGCCATGAATTCGGGTCCATAGAGACTTTTATCGGTTGCCAGATGCAACTATAG
- the LOC141349233 gene encoding uncharacterized protein isoform X7, with translation MQVIFIRTIYSMCSLFLVNMLRKRRIKPEQDAKEHVLSGKDKAFIEKRYINAFKGRGVFALEHIKPSTFVVEYRGVLSQSKYVDDIQGNYLFDFTWNGAQYCKDASKEDGSLGRLVNDDHKNPNCKVKTVVVEGKPHLCLFSLRDICPDEEITYNYGDSSWPWRSVELCDEISVAVDESIEGTSSSGKEKMPCNNKQMSVAKEEVSAFNENEMCHHEVHCAVISSLDSCVNCSGPVSSRKWLGLTCKLCSRTWHKTCFMKNEKLMDVTFSSSEESSSDEEYTPQADKSIDESSDEFFPDSRQNSDSCDSLIINTRNPPYCKTTQLVSESKKAKSVSQPTHCSSTEQDMVSDISSSAQDLICNDQDKTTSNTEMLQSFKKTPTESCDKQSNLKDTFSTHENYCYVCKKPQSKIARHFKKHEDSETEIAAAFLLPKHSKDRKRLLKKLRNRGNYEHNQEVMENKSGPLKVRRRPVRSEIELSTKTYVHCIYCKGLFVRKELWRHTRRCSSKICSESEATGKAKVLVLADIAESTFSQAISPEVWKILGNMKNDDISSVVRNDFLILQLSQSLYNKHGSDPTKFEYIRQKVREVGRLLLSMRKKFSILSFEDALKPNNFYKVIEAVKDVAGYEEKSHSYKTPSLALKLGHSLNKIADIILCRAIAGEDDALTKAAERFKRLCSSEWAEHVSHAALATLSKSKFNKPSTIPFTHDVQLLHQCLEKKSAEAFENLKNHESSQAYAELAKVTLAQVIIFNRRRAGEVSKMTLECFMKRDQTELHEDIALGLSPFEQKMSKHFSRVEIMGKKGRKVAVLLSPDLVGAIQLLVDKRDSCEVDGDNPFLFARPKCSATSFFMGQDCIRLFANQCGAQNPEYLRSTQLRKQVATMSQILNLKDNELDQLANFLGHEFGSIETFIGCQMQL, from the exons ATGCAAGTAATATTTATTAGGACCATATACTCCAtgtgttctttgtttctagtcaacatgttgagaaagaggagaaTTAAACCTGAACAGGATGCCAAAGAGCATGTGTTGTCAGGCAAAGACAAAGCCTTCATTGAGAAACGATACATCAACGCATTTAAAG GACGAGGTGTGTTTGCACTTGAACACATTAAACCATCCACATTTGTTGTGGAATATCGTGGAGTACTGTCTCAAAGTAAATATGTTGATGACATTCAAGGCAACTACTTGTTCGATTTCACATGGAATGGAGCACAATATTG caaAGATGCTTCAAAAGAGGATGGATCGCTAGGACGACTGGTGAACGATGATCACAAAAATCCAAACTGCAAAGTCAAGACGGTTGTTGTTGAGGGAAAGCCACACCTGTGTCTATTTAGTCTAAGAGACATTTGTCCAGATGAAGAAATTACTTACAATTATGGGGATTCCTCTTGGCCCTGGCGTTCAGTA GAATTGTGTGATGAGATATCGGTGGCCGTGGATGAATCCATTGAGGGTACTTCCTCATCAGGAAAAGAGAAA ATGCCCTGTAACAACAAACAAATGTCAGTGGCCAAGGAAGAAGTTTCAGCTTTTAATGAAAATGAAATG TGCCATCATGAAGTTCATTGTGCAGTAATATCCAGTTTGGATTCTTGTGTAAATTGCAGTGGACCCGTGTCTAGTCGAAAATGGCTTGGCTTAACATGCAAAT tgtgttcAAGAACATGGCACAAAACCTGCTTCATGAAGAATGAGAAATTG ATGGATGTTACATTTTCCAGTTCTGAAGAAAGCAGTTCTGATGAAGAGTATACTCCCCAAGCCGATAAAAGCATTGATGAATCCTCTGATGAATTCTTCCCAGATTCAAGACAAAACAGCGACAGCTGTGATAGTCTAATTATCAATACAAGGAATCCACCATATTGTAAGACCACTCAACTTGTTTCAGAGTCTAAGAAGGCAAAGAGTGTGTCTCAACCCACTCACTGTTCATCCACTGAGCAAGATATGGTCAGTGACATATCCAGCTCTGCTCAAGATCTCATATGTAATGATCAAGACAAAACCACAAGCAATACAGAGATGCTTCAGAGTTTTAAGAAAACACCAACAGAGTCTTGTGATAAACAGTCAAACCTCAAAGACACTTTTTCCACCCACGAAAATTACTGTTATGTGTGCAAGAAACCTCAGTCTAAAATTGCCCGTCACTTTAAAAAGCATGAAGACAGTGAAACGGAAATTGCGGCTGCATTTCTGCTTCCTAAACACTCCAAGGACAGAAAAAGGTTACTTAAGAAGCTCCGAAACAGAGGCAACTATGAACATAATCAAGAGGTTATGGAGAATAAGAGTGGACCACTGAAGGTTAGAAGACGACCAGTAAGATCCGAGATCGAATTGAGTACCAAAACATACGTGCACTGCATATACTGTAAAGGCCTGTTTGTACGCAAGGAGTTGTGGCGCCATACACGGAGATGTTCTTCAAAGATTTGTTCCGAATCTGAAGCAACTGGTAAGGCCAAAGTTCTAGTTTTGGCTGATATTGCAGAGTCAACATTCTCTCAAGCAATCTCTCCTGAAGTGTGGAAAATCTTGGGAAATATGAAGAATGATGACATTTCATCTGTTGTTCGAAATGATTTTCTCATACTGCAGTTGAGTCAGAGTCTTTACAACAAACACGGAAGTGATCCAACGAAATTTGAATACATCAGACAGAAGGTACGGGAAGTGGGCAGACTCTTGCTAAGCATGAGAAAAAAATTCTCCATACTTAGCTTTGAAGATGCTTTGAAGCCGAACAATTTTTACAAAGTCATTGAGGCCGTGAAAGATGTTGCTGGTTATGAAGAAAAGAGCCACTCATATAAGACACCAAGTCTTGCACTAAAGTTAGGACATTCACTTAACAAAATTGCTGACATCATTCTCTGCAGGGCCATCGCAGGAGAGGATGATGCTCTGACGAAAGCAGCAGAGCGATTCAAAAGACTCTGCTCAAGTGAATGGGCAGAACATGTCTCCCATGCTGCTCTTGCTACTTTAAGCAAATCAAAGTTCAACAAACCATCTACCATACCATTCACACATGATGTGCAGCTTCTCCACCAGTGCCTAGAGAAGAAATCAGCTGAGGCTTTTGAAAACCTGAAAAACCACGAGTCTTCACAGGCATACGCAGAACTCGCCAAAGTGACACTGGCACAAGTAATCATCTTTAACCGACGTCGTGCAGGAGAAGTTTCAAAAATGACACTTGAGTGTTTTATGAAAAGAGACCAAACTGAGCTCCATGAGGACATAGCTCTTGGTCTATCTCCGTTTGAGCAAAAAATGTCCAAGCATTTCAGCAGAGTAGAAATAatggggaaaaaagggagaaaagttGCTGTTCTGCTAAGCCCTGATCTTGTTGGAGCAATACAACTTCTTGTGGACAAGAGAGATTCATGTGAAGTAGATGGGGACAACCCCTTCCTATTTGCAAGACCAAAGTGTTCAGCCACCAGTTTCTTCATGGGACAAGACTGCATCAGGCTTTTTGCAAATCAGTGTGGTGCCCAGAACCCTGAATATCTCAGATCTACACAACTCCGTAAGCAGGTTGCAACAATGTCCCAGATTCTTAATCTAAAAGATAATGAGCTGGATCAGCTTGCCAATTTTTTGGGCCATGAATTCGGGTCCATAGAGACTTTTATCGGTTGCCAGATGCAACTATAG
- the LOC141349233 gene encoding uncharacterized protein isoform X5 yields MQVIFIRTIYSMCSLFLVNMLRKRRIKPEQDAKEHVLSGKDKAFIEKRYINAFKGRGVFALEHIKPSTFVVEYRGVLSQSKYVDDIQGNYLFDFTWNGAQYCKDASKEDGSLGRLVNDDHKNPNCKVKTVVVEGKPHLCLFSLRDICPDEEITYNYGDSSWPWRSVELCDEISVAVDESIEGTSSSGKEKELCDEISVAVDESIEGPSSSGKEKCHHEVHCAVISSLDSCVNCSGPVSSRKWLGLTCKLCSRTWHKTCFMKNEKLMDVTFSSSEESSSDEEYTPQADKSIDESSDEFFPDSRQNSDSCDSLIINTRNPPYCKTTQLVSESKKAKSVSQPTHCSSTEQDMVSDISSSAQDLICNDQDKTTSNTEMLQSFKKTPTESCDKQSNLKDTFSTHENYCYVCKKPQSKIARHFKKHEDSETEIAAAFLLPKHSKDRKRLLKKLRNRGNYEHNQEVMENKSGPLKVRRRPVRSEIELSTKTYVHCIYCKGLFVRKELWRHTRRCSSKICSESEATGKAKVLVLADIAESTFSQAISPEVWKILGNMKNDDISSVVRNDFLILQLSQSLYNKHGSDPTKFEYIRQKVREVGRLLLSMRKKFSILSFEDALKPNNFYKVIEAVKDVAGYEEKSHSYKTPSLALKLGHSLNKIADIILCRAIAGEDDALTKAAERFKRLCSSEWAEHVSHAALATLSKSKFNKPSTIPFTHDVQLLHQCLEKKSAEAFENLKNHESSQAYAELAKVTLAQVIIFNRRRAGEVSKMTLECFMKRDQTELHEDIALGLSPFEQKMSKHFSRVEIMGKKGRKVAVLLSPDLVGAIQLLVDKRDSCEVDGDNPFLFARPKCSATSFFMGQDCIRLFANQCGAQNPEYLRSTQLRKQVATMSQILNLKDNELDQLANFLGHEFGSIETFIGCQMQL; encoded by the exons ATGCAAGTAATATTTATTAGGACCATATACTCCAtgtgttctttgtttctagtcaacatgttgagaaagaggagaaTTAAACCTGAACAGGATGCCAAAGAGCATGTGTTGTCAGGCAAAGACAAAGCCTTCATTGAGAAACGATACATCAACGCATTTAAAG GACGAGGTGTGTTTGCACTTGAACACATTAAACCATCCACATTTGTTGTGGAATATCGTGGAGTACTGTCTCAAAGTAAATATGTTGATGACATTCAAGGCAACTACTTGTTCGATTTCACATGGAATGGAGCACAATATTG caaAGATGCTTCAAAAGAGGATGGATCGCTAGGACGACTGGTGAACGATGATCACAAAAATCCAAACTGCAAAGTCAAGACGGTTGTTGTTGAGGGAAAGCCACACCTGTGTCTATTTAGTCTAAGAGACATTTGTCCAGATGAAGAAATTACTTACAATTATGGGGATTCCTCTTGGCCCTGGCGTTCAGTA GAATTGTGTGATGAGATATCGGTGGCCGTGGATGAATCCATTGAGGGTACTTCCTCATCAGGAAAAGAGAAA GAATTGTGTGATGAGATATCGGTGGCCGTGGATGAATCCATTGAAGGTCCTTCCTCATCAGGAAAAGAGAAA TGCCATCATGAAGTTCATTGTGCAGTAATATCCAGTTTGGATTCTTGTGTAAATTGCAGTGGACCCGTGTCTAGTCGAAAATGGCTTGGCTTAACATGCAAAT tgtgttcAAGAACATGGCACAAAACCTGCTTCATGAAGAATGAGAAATTG ATGGATGTTACATTTTCCAGTTCTGAAGAAAGCAGTTCTGATGAAGAGTATACTCCCCAAGCCGATAAAAGCATTGATGAATCCTCTGATGAATTCTTCCCAGATTCAAGACAAAACAGCGACAGCTGTGATAGTCTAATTATCAATACAAGGAATCCACCATATTGTAAGACCACTCAACTTGTTTCAGAGTCTAAGAAGGCAAAGAGTGTGTCTCAACCCACTCACTGTTCATCCACTGAGCAAGATATGGTCAGTGACATATCCAGCTCTGCTCAAGATCTCATATGTAATGATCAAGACAAAACCACAAGCAATACAGAGATGCTTCAGAGTTTTAAGAAAACACCAACAGAGTCTTGTGATAAACAGTCAAACCTCAAAGACACTTTTTCCACCCACGAAAATTACTGTTATGTGTGCAAGAAACCTCAGTCTAAAATTGCCCGTCACTTTAAAAAGCATGAAGACAGTGAAACGGAAATTGCGGCTGCATTTCTGCTTCCTAAACACTCCAAGGACAGAAAAAGGTTACTTAAGAAGCTCCGAAACAGAGGCAACTATGAACATAATCAAGAGGTTATGGAGAATAAGAGTGGACCACTGAAGGTTAGAAGACGACCAGTAAGATCCGAGATCGAATTGAGTACCAAAACATACGTGCACTGCATATACTGTAAAGGCCTGTTTGTACGCAAGGAGTTGTGGCGCCATACACGGAGATGTTCTTCAAAGATTTGTTCCGAATCTGAAGCAACTGGTAAGGCCAAAGTTCTAGTTTTGGCTGATATTGCAGAGTCAACATTCTCTCAAGCAATCTCTCCTGAAGTGTGGAAAATCTTGGGAAATATGAAGAATGATGACATTTCATCTGTTGTTCGAAATGATTTTCTCATACTGCAGTTGAGTCAGAGTCTTTACAACAAACACGGAAGTGATCCAACGAAATTTGAATACATCAGACAGAAGGTACGGGAAGTGGGCAGACTCTTGCTAAGCATGAGAAAAAAATTCTCCATACTTAGCTTTGAAGATGCTTTGAAGCCGAACAATTTTTACAAAGTCATTGAGGCCGTGAAAGATGTTGCTGGTTATGAAGAAAAGAGCCACTCATATAAGACACCAAGTCTTGCACTAAAGTTAGGACATTCACTTAACAAAATTGCTGACATCATTCTCTGCAGGGCCATCGCAGGAGAGGATGATGCTCTGACGAAAGCAGCAGAGCGATTCAAAAGACTCTGCTCAAGTGAATGGGCAGAACATGTCTCCCATGCTGCTCTTGCTACTTTAAGCAAATCAAAGTTCAACAAACCATCTACCATACCATTCACACATGATGTGCAGCTTCTCCACCAGTGCCTAGAGAAGAAATCAGCTGAGGCTTTTGAAAACCTGAAAAACCACGAGTCTTCACAGGCATACGCAGAACTCGCCAAAGTGACACTGGCACAAGTAATCATCTTTAACCGACGTCGTGCAGGAGAAGTTTCAAAAATGACACTTGAGTGTTTTATGAAAAGAGACCAAACTGAGCTCCATGAGGACATAGCTCTTGGTCTATCTCCGTTTGAGCAAAAAATGTCCAAGCATTTCAGCAGAGTAGAAATAatggggaaaaaagggagaaaagttGCTGTTCTGCTAAGCCCTGATCTTGTTGGAGCAATACAACTTCTTGTGGACAAGAGAGATTCATGTGAAGTAGATGGGGACAACCCCTTCCTATTTGCAAGACCAAAGTGTTCAGCCACCAGTTTCTTCATGGGACAAGACTGCATCAGGCTTTTTGCAAATCAGTGTGGTGCCCAGAACCCTGAATATCTCAGATCTACACAACTCCGTAAGCAGGTTGCAACAATGTCCCAGATTCTTAATCTAAAAGATAATGAGCTGGATCAGCTTGCCAATTTTTTGGGCCATGAATTCGGGTCCATAGAGACTTTTATCGGTTGCCAGATGCAACTATAG